In Apium graveolens cultivar Ventura chromosome 10, ASM990537v1, whole genome shotgun sequence, the following are encoded in one genomic region:
- the LOC141689513 gene encoding CLIP-associated protein-like, with product MENALEMARSKDTKERMAGVERLHQVLEASRKSLSSSEVTSLVDTCLDLLKDNNFRVSQGALLSLSSAAVLSGELFKLHFNAIVPAVVDRLGDGKQPVRDSARRLLLTLMEVSSPTLIVERAGSYAWVHKSWRIREEFARTVTSAIGLFASTELPLQRAILPSILQMLNDSHPGVREAAIVCIEEMYTHIGPQFRDELLRHHLPTSMVRDINARLERIQPKTSNSEVPVSNYAIGDIKSSSHNLKSSPKAKSLTRETSLFGGDGDLTEKPVEPIKVYSEKELIREFEKIGLTLVPEKDWSIRIGAMQRVEALVIGGATDYPCFRGLLKQLVGPLSSQLADRRSSIVKQGCHLLCFLSKELLGDFEACAEMFIPVLFKLVVITVLVIQESADNCIKTMLRNCKVSRVLPRVADCAKNDRNAVLRARCCEYALLILEYWADAPEIQRSADLYEDMIKCCVGDAMSEVRSTARACYRMFAKTWPERSRRLFSCFDPVIQRLINDEDGGMHRRHASPALRDRSSQMSTNSQTSVSSTLPGYGTSAIVAMDRKASVTSGPSFSSGLFSSQVSVGKTTEHSLESVLNASKQKVTAIESMLRGLDISEKGRSVSLDLGVLAPSSRDPPFPLAVPASTSLASSLSLDSTYGISKSKSRSGGLVLSDIITQIQASKDPSKLSYSSSLGSEALSTYSSYSMKRPFERHQERGHFEETDVREARRSSNLKSDRQYLDTSYRDTHIRDSQNSHVPNFQRPLVRKNVVERMSAGRRRSFDDNQFSQGEMSSYVKGPASLNDALSEGLSKSSDWNARVAAFNYLRSLLQQGTKGVQEVALSFEKVMKLFFQHLDDPHHKVAQAALSTLADIIPACRKPFESYMERILPHVFSRLIDPKESVRQPCSMTLDIVDKTYGVDSLLPALLRSLDEQRSPKAKLAVIEFAIASFKKYALNGEGSGNTGILKLWLAKLTPLVYDKNTKLKEAAITCIISVYYYFDSAAVLNYILSLSIEEQNSLRRALKQKTPRIEVDLMNFLQNKKDRQRSKSSYDPSDVVGTSSDEGYVGASRRSHLYGRYSSGSVDSDGGRKRSSGQEPTHNTNKIDQMENETQDHLYHDLERGSRMEHNPRSSDVNYGVSMSCNTLESWNTRQDYINSVNVEVSSSPHNGMNGMVSTEQLLVSTGINFDNGPTGHTKLAANSASVSDTELSIPQILHLICHGNEEGSNANKRSALRQLVETSVANDHSIWTRYFNQILTVVLEILDDSDPSNRELALVLVVEMLKNQKDPMEDSVEIVIEKLLHVTKDPDAKVANEAESCLALVLSQYDPFRCLSVVVPLLVTEDEKTLVTCINSLTKLVGRLSQEELIVQLPSFLPSIFEAFGNQSADVRKTVVFCLVDIYIMLGKTFLPYLEGLNSTQLRLVTIYANRISQARTGTPIEAINV from the exons ATGGAGAATGCTTTAGAAATGGCGCGATCCAAGGACACCAAGGAGAGAATGGCGGGAGTGGAGCGTCTCCACCAGGTTCTAGAAGCTTCTAGAAAGAGCTTATCATCATCTGAAGTTACTTCATTAGTTGACACGTGTCTAGATCTGTTAAAGGATAATAATTTTAGAGTGTCGCAAGGCGCGCTTTTGTCACTGTCGTCTGCTGCTGTGTTGTCTGGGGAATTGTTTAAGTTACATTTTAATGCGATTGTTCCGGCGGTTGTTGATCGGTTAGGCGATGGAAAACAGCCGGTCAGAGACTCCGCGAGACGCCTTTTGCTTACTTTGATGGAG GTTTCTTCACCAACACTTATAGTTGAAAGGGCTGGATCGTACGCTTGGGTGCACAAAAGCTGGAGAATTAGAGAAGAGTTTGCGCGGACTGTTACATCTGCGATTGGTCTTTTTGCTTCTACTGAGCTTCCTCTTCAACGAGCTATTCTTCCTTCT ATTTTGCAAATGCTTAATGACTCGCACCCTGGGGTTCGGGAAGCAGCTATAGTATGCATTGAG GAGATGTATACTCATATTGGGCCTCAATTCCGCGACGAACTGCTGCGTCATCATCTTCCCACATCAATG GTAAGAGATATTAATGCCAGGCTGGAGAGAATTCAACCAAAAACTTCCAATTCTGAAGTACCCGTTAGTAATTATGCCATTGGAGACATTAAGTCGTCAAGCCATAATCTGAAAAGTAGCCCAAAGGCAAAAAGCCTAACTCGCGAAACATCTCTTTTTGGAG GAGATGGCGATTTGACAGAAAAACCTGTTGAACCAATTAAAGTTTACTCTGAGAAGGAGCTAATAAGGGAATTCGAGAAGATTGGTTTGACTCTAGTTCCCGAAAAAGATTGGTCTATCCGTATTGGGGCCATGCAGAGAGTTGAAGCTCTTGTTATTGGAG GTGCAACTGATTATCCATGTTTTCGTGGACTCCTAAAGCAACTAGTTGGTCCTTTAAGTTCACAATTAGCTGATCGAAGATCTAGCATAGTAAAGCAG GGTTGTCACTTATTATGCTTTCTATCGAAAGAACTCTTGGGTGATTTTGAGGCATGCGCAGAGATGTTTATTCCA GTTCTTTTTAAGCTTGTTGTGATAACTGTGCTCGTAATTCAAGAGTCTGCGGATAACTGCATTAAAACG ATGTTGCGCAACTGCAAAGTTTCTCGTGTACTTCCTCGTGTTGCCGATTGTGCAAAGAATGACCGTAATGCTGTACTTCGTGCAAG ATGTTGTGAGTATGCACTTCTAATATTAGAGTACTGGGCTGATGCACCTGAAATACAACGTTCTGCTGATCTTTATGAAGATATGATCAAATGCTGTGTTGGTGACGCGATGAGTGAG GTACGATCAACTGCTAGAGCTTGCTACAGGATGTTTGCGAAGACTTGGCCTGAGCGCTCCCGTCGTTTATTTTCATGCTTTGATCCTGTGATTCAACGT TTAATCAATGATGAGGATGGGGGTATGCATCGGCGACATGCTTCTCCTGCACTTCGTGACAGAAGTTCACAAATGTCAACAAACTCTCAAACTTCAGTTTCTTCAACTCTGCCTGGATATGGAACTTCAGCCATTGTTGCGATGGACAGAAAAGCAAGTGTAACCTCAGGCCCGTCATTCTCTTCTGGACTATTTTCCTCTCAAGTATCAGTTGGTAAAACTACAGAACATAGCCTGGAAAGTGTGCTGAACGCAAGCAAACAGAAGGTTACAGCTATTGAAAGCATGCTACGAGGTCTGGATATATCTGAGAAAGGGCGTTCGGTCAGTCTAGATCTAG GAGTTTTGGCGCCATCATCACGCGATCCACCGTTTCCTCTTGCTGTCCCTGCTTCAACCAGTCTCGCCAGTTCTTTATCTTTAGATTCAACATATGGGATTTCAAAAAGTAAGAGTCGTAGTGGTGGCTTGGTTTTGTCCGACATCATCACTCAGATTCAGGCATCTAAAGATCCAAGTAAGTTATCATATAGTAGTAGCCTGGGATCTGAGGCTTTGTCAACATATTCATCCTATTCAATGAAAAGGCCCTTTGAAAGGCATCAAGAAAGGGGCCATTTTGAAGAGACAGATGTTAGGGAGGCCAGGCGATCCTCGAACTTGAAAAGTGACAGGCAGTACTTGGATACATCCTATAgagatacccatatcagggattCACAAAACAGTCACGTTCCTAATTTCCAACGTCCACTTGTAAGAAAAAATGTAGTTGAACGAATGTCAGCAGGCAGGAGAAGGAGCTTTGATGATAATCAGTTCTctcagggtgagatgtcaagcTATGTTAAAGGTCCAGCCTCTTTGAATGATGCTCTTAGCGAGGGGCTTAGTAAAAGCTCAGACTGGAATGCAAGGGTAGCTGCATTCAATTATCTGAGGTCTTTGTTGCAGCAAGGAACCAAAGGTGTTCAGGAAGTCGCACTGAGTTTTGAGAAGGTGATGAAGTTATTCTTTCAGCACTTGGATGATCCGCATCATAAAGTTGCACAAGCAGCTCTTTCCACACTTGCAGATATTATCCCAGCTTGTCGGAAACCTTTTGAAAGTTACATGGAGAGAATCTTACCGCATGTTTTCTCACGGCTAATTGATCCAAAGGAATCAGTAAGGCAACCATGCTCGATGACACTGGATATTGTAGACAAAACATATGGGGTGGATTCACTATTACCAGCTTTGCTTCGTTCACTAGATGAACAGAGATCACCAAAGGCAAAATTGGCTGTTATTGAGTTTGCAATTGCTTCTTTCAAAAAGTATGCTCTAAATGGTGAGGGCTCTGGCAACACTGGCATTCTTAAATTATGGCTAGCTAAGTTGACACCATTGGTTTATGATAAGAATACAAAACTGAAGGAAGCAGCTATAACGTGCATAATATCAGTTTACTATTATTTCGATTCAGCAGCAGTTCTTAACTATATTCTTAGTTTGTCTATTGAAGAACAGAACTCCTTGAGACGAGCTCTCAAGCAGAAAACGCCTCGTATAGAAGTTGACTTGATGAACTTTCTGCAGAATAAGAAAGATCGTCAACGCTCTAAATCCTCTTATGATCCCTCTGATGTTGTTGGAACATCTTCTGATGAAGGATATGTTGGAGCCTCAAGGAGGAGTCACTTGTATGGAAGATACTCCTCGGGTTCGGTTGATAGTGATGGTGGTAGGAAGCGGAGTTCTGGACAAGAGCCAACACATAATACAAATAAAATTGATCAAATGGAAAATGAAACTCAGGATCACTTGTATCATGATCTTGAGAGGGGTTCTAGGATGGAGCATAATCCAAGATCCAGTGATGTAAATTACGGGGTCAGCATGTCTTGTAATACTCTGGAATCCTGGAACACCAGGCAAGATTATATCAATAGCGTGAATGTAGAGGTTTCATCCTCACCACATAATGGTATGAATGGGATGGTTAGCACTGAGCAATTACTAGTCTCGACAGGGATTAATTTTGATAATGGGCCTACCGGCCATACGAAACTTGCAGCAAACAGCGCATCTGTTTCAGATACAGAGCTGAGCATCCCACAAATCCTTCATCTG ATTTGCCATGGGAATGAGGAAGGCTCTAATGCTAACAAACGTAGTGCACTTCGACAGCTAGTTGAAACTTCTGTGGCAAATGATCATTCCATTTGGACAAGG TACTTTAATCAGATTTTGACAGTTGTACTCGAGATACTGGATGACTCCGATCCATCTAATAGGGAGCTCGCTCTAGTTTTGGTAGTAGAGATGCTTAAAAATCAG AAGGATCCAATGGAGGATTCTGTCGAGATTGTTATTGAAAAATTGCTCCATGTTACAAAGGATCCTGATGCAAAA GTTGCAAACGAGGCAGAAAGTTGTTTGGCTTTGGTTTTGTCTCAGTATGATCCATTCAGATGTTTAAGC GTCGTTGTCCCTTTATTGGTCACGGAAGACGAGAAAACTCTTGTCACCTGCATAAACAGTTTGACAAAG CTTGTGGGCAGGCTCTCTCAGGAGGAACTAATAGTCCAATTACCGTCATTCTTACCTTCTATCTTTGAAGCTTTTGGAAACCAAAGTGCTGACGTTCGCAAG ACGGTTGTTTTCTGTTTAGTGGACATCTATATTATGCTTGGTAAAACATTCTTGCCATACTTGGAGGGACTCAACAGTACACAGTTGCGATTGGTGACAATCTATGCCAACCGGATATCACAGGCCAGGACAGGCACTCCAATAGAAGCAATTAATGTGTAG